Sequence from the Luteibacter aegosomaticola genome:
GTGTCGTCGTGGACGACAGGTCGGCGGCGAGGTTGATCAGGGCGCCGTTGCTTTGCAGCGATTCGCGGTCGCGGAAACTGCCCGAGTCCTCACCGGTGACCACGACGCGTGCCCGAACGCTGCCGGAGGCGGTCAGTGGAATATTCACGTCGCCCATGGCGCGGCGCTTGTCCCAGCTGCCGGCTGTCACGGATACGCTGCCGCCGAAGGCGCGGGTGGGTGCCTTGCGTTGCAGGTAGATCGTGGCGGACGGATCGCCGGTGCCACCCATCAGGCCATTGGCGCCACGCACCACCTGCACGCTGTCGTACAGATCCATGTTCAGTGATGCGCCTGCACCGCTGAAGCTGGTCGTGCCATCCACCAGCATGCCATCCACCTTGTAGTTGGTGATGGCGAAACCGCGTGCACGGAAGTTGGTGCGCCCCGAGTTATCCAGCGCGTTGCTGGTGATGCCGGTGGTCGAGGTCAGCGCGTCGTAGATGGTTTCGATCTGCTGATCGTCCATCTGTTGACGGGTGATGACGGAGATCGACTGCGGCGTCTCCTTCAGCGACAGGTCCAGGCCCGTCGCGCTGCTGCTGGCATCCGTCGTGTAACCCGTTGCCGTGGAAGCCGTGACGCTCATGGCGTCCAGCGCGGTGACACCCTTCTTTTGGATCTCCGCGTCGCTATCGGCGGCATGGGCGGGCAGGGCGAAGGCAAGGGCAAGCGCCGCAGCGAGCGGCAGCCGCCCGGGGAGGCGGCGTGGGGCAGGAAGGGGGAGACGCACGGTGGATCCTCGAAAACCAATGAATGCGAGTCATTCGCGTTCGCAATTATTGGCGTTGAGTTCCGCCCGGTCGATGGTTGGTATGTAAGGGAATGTAACGGCGCCTCAGGCCGAGGCGCGTACGCGTTCGCTGTCCTTGCCCGGCGGCAGGCCGAACAGGCGCCGGTACTCGCGGGTGAATTGCTGCACGCTTTCGTAGCCGACGGCAAAGGCAGCGCCGCTGGCTGACGAGCCTTCGGCGGTCATCAGCCGCCTGGCCTCGATCAGGCGTAATTGCTTCTGGAACTGCAGGGGCGAAAGCGACGTGATAGCGCGGAAGTGCTCGTAGAACGACGAAGGGCTCATGCCCGCCACGGCGGCCAGGCGCTCGATCGGCAGGGGCTGGCTGAATTCGGCGCGAAGCAGTGCCACCGCGCGCGTCACGCGTTGCGCATGGCTATCGGGCCAGCCCAGCTGGCGGATGGCCGCGCCATGCGTGCCCGAAAGCAACCAGTAATGCAGCTCGCGAACGAACTGGGCGTGGAGCACCGGCAGCGCGGTGGGCCGGTCCAGCAAACGCATGAGCCGCAGCGCGGCGTCGGCCACTTCGTGGTCCGTGGGTTCCACGTGCACGGGCAGGCGCGCCGTCGCTACCTCGGCCTTCATCTCCACCATGAGCTCGGCGATCAGCGCAGGGTCCAGGTCCATGACCAGCGAGTAATAGGGCGTGTCTGCACTGGCTTCGGTGATCTGGCTGACCGTCGGCACGTCGGCGGTGATGAGCAGGGAATCGCCCGCGCTGAAATCGAAGGTCGCCGTGCCTTGGGTGACCCGCTTGCTACCCTGGAGGACCAGGCAGGCGAGCGGCCGCGAAATCGCGTAATCGAGGCCAGTCGGGGCGGCACAGCGTATGACCGTCAACCCAGGTATGGGCGTATGTGCGACGCCCTCGGGGGGCGCAACGGCCTCGGCGTAACGGCTGACGATCTGGAGCAATAGGTCATGCATGACAGGCCCTCGGGACGCTGCCATCCTACTGCGATGCCGTCACGCCGCGCGAAGGTTCGGAGAAACAGGCAAAGAACGCCGAGATTCGGGCAAAGGCTGGTGGCCGCGCCGCGCCCAGACTGGCCACCTCGCTTATCCCACCCACGAGGCGTTTCTCCATGAACACGATTTCCCTGATCACCGGCGCCAGCCGCGGCCTGGGCCGCAATGCCGCCCTGCACATCGCCCGCAAGGGTGGCGATGTCGTCATCACCTATCAAAGCCGCGTAAGCGATGCGCTGGCACTGGTCGATGAGTTGACGGCCATGGGCCGCAAGGCTGTCGCCCTACAGCTCGATGTCGGCGACACCGCGACGTTTCCCGCCTTCGGCGCAAGCCTGCGCGCCGCGCTGACGAAAACGTGGGGACGCGAGACGTTCGATCACCTCGTCAACAACGCCGGCCACGGCGATGTCGCGCCGATCACCGAAACCACCGAAGCGCAGTTCGACCGCCTGGTCGACGTGCACTTCAAGGGCGTCTTTTTCCTCACGCAGGCCTTGCTTCCGCTCCTGGTTGATGGCGGGCGCATCATCAATCTCTCCACGGGACTGACCCGAATCTCGGCGCCAGGCTGGTCGGCCTACGCCGCGGTGAAGGGCGCAGTAGAGGTGCTGTCCGTCTACATGGCGCGTGAACTGGGTGGTCGCGGCATCACCGTAAACGCGGTGGCTCCGGGCGCGATCGAGACCGATTTCTTCGGGGGTGCCGTGCGCGATACGCCCGAGTTCAATCAGTTCTTCGCTGGCATCACGGCACTGGGCCGCGTAGGTGTCGCCGACGACGTGGGACCGATGATCGCCAGCCTGCTTTCGACGGATAACCGCTGGGTGACCGGGCAGCGGATCGAGGTATCGGGCGGGCAGGGGATCTAGCGCGCAAGCGGATCCGATGGCAGGGGCGCGCGGGGAGGCCGACGCGCCCCTGCCGGGCTACTCGCGCTCCACCCATTCGGCGCGCCACGACGGCGCATCGAACGGATCGGCGAAATACTGCGTTTCGTGCGCTACCTTGCCGTCACGAAACGTCATGATGCTTACTGTGTAAGCCAGCTTGCCCTGGTAATCGATGGTGTATTCGGTGACCCAGAGCGCACCATCGCCAGTAACGCGGCGCACCTTGAAGCCGGACGGCTTACCGGGGTGATGGCTCCGGAGTGCCTGCAGGTTCTTCCGCCCGTGGATCACCTCGCCCGACTGCGGGTACTCGCACACCGCGTCGTCGTGATAAATCGCGTGCTCGGCATCCTGATCGCCGGCTGCGGAGGCGGCCCAGTGCTGGTCGATGGCGGTGCGGATGGCCAAGGGTTCCATGGCACTGTTGTGGCGCGAGGTGCCCCCAGCGGTATTGGAATAATCCACCCGCTGCCCTCTATCGATACTGTGAAATGTGTCGCATTATTGGGTGGATTCCGGGGGGCAGTCAGTCGCAGTTTTTCTCAGGGGCCTTTGAGCTCCCTGGCGAGGGCCGTTCACACCGGTCGTTTTTTTCATCGCCAGCGACGAATCCATGAACACCCCGATAGAGACACCCGCCCACCCCCGCAAAGGCAGCATCGCCTGCGTCGGCATGGGTATCACCCTAGGCTCCCACCTTACGCCCCTCTCCCGTAGCCACATCGAAACAGCCGATGTCGTGTTTGCGGCTCTTTCCGACCATGTCGTCCAGCTGTGGCTGGAGCGGCTGAACGCCGACGTGCGTAGCCTGCAGCCGTACTATCAGCCGGGTAAGTCGCGCATGCGGACCTACCGGGAGTGGGTCGAGGTCATGATGACCGAGGTTCGCGCTGGTAAGCGGGTTTGCGCGGTGTTCTACGGTCACCCCGGCATTTTTGCGTGGTCGCCGCACAAGGTTGTCGAGGTGGCGCGCGCCGAGGGCTATGCCGCGCACATGGAAGCCGGCGTCTCCGCCGAGGATTGCCTGTATGCGGATCTCGGCATCGATCCGGGCCGGGTCGGATGCCAGCATCTTGAGGCGAGCCAGCCATTATTCTTCGAGCGCCACCTGGATACGACAAGCTACGTGGTTCTTTGGCAGCTCGGCGTCGTCGGCGATCGTTCGCTCGGGCGGTTCCTTACCCCTGATGCCTACCGCGAGCTGCTTACGGAACGCCTGCTGGCGGACTATCCGGCCGACCACGAGATCACGATCTACCGCGCGCCCACGCTACCCATCCATGGTCCACATATCCAGCGGATGGCGTTGCGCGATTTTTCCAAGGGGACATTCACGGGCCACGAGACGATGGTGCTCCCGCCAGCCCAGGCCCTCAGGCCCAACGTCGCGATGCGCGCCCGGCTCGATGCCCTCGACGCGGTTCACGGCTCCGGCTTCGCCCCCGCATCCGCGTAATGCCCTAAAGATCCAAACCTGCCCGCCGCTATGGTGGTGCAGGTTCCAATCCCGTCATCAACCACGAACCAGGGGAACGTAATGCGTGACACCGTAGAACTGCTTGAGGCCATTGGCCGGGATGCCACCTTGCGCCACGCATCGCAGGAGGAGCTTGCGCACGCCCTCGATGCCGCGGGTGCCTCGGCCGGGTTGCGCGAACTCGCAGCCCATGGCGATGCCGCGAAGCTCACCGAAGAGCTGGGTCTGGAACACATGCACGTTGAGCACACGAGCCAGACGGGCGGCCACGAAGGCGACGGTCACGACGACCATCATCACCATCACCATGACGACGGCAAGGACAACGAGCCGAAGAAGACGCCTGACGACGGCGAAGCAACGCCGTCGAATTGAGGCTATTGCATGCAGCGTAGCCGCCAGCGGCGCGTACGCTCGTGGCCGGCGCTCATGGCGTTGGCTCTCGGCTTGTGCGCGCCTGGTTTGCACGCCGATCCGGCACTGCCCGCTCCCGCGGGCGGTGCCCGGTTGGCGCAGGCGGATGCGTTGCGTACGTCGGATCATGGTCGCTTCGTCGTAATGCTGGAATCGCTGCGCAACGAAGCGGCGAACCTCACCGAGCACGACCGATGGTACCTTCGCTTCCTTGATGGCTGGGAGGCAAACTACGAAGGGCGCTACCCGGCGGCGGAAACGACCCTGCGTGATGTGATGGCACACGCGGACGACGATGTCCTCGTGACACGCGCTACCGCCATGCTGATGAACAATCTCAGCGAGCAGGGCAAGTATGCGGAAGCCTATGCCGTTGCGACGCGCGCCGCGGATGGTCTGCCTGACGTGAGCGACCCGTTAGCGCGTTATGTGTTGCTGGCGAACCTGTCGCAGATGCTGACCTTCGCGGGCCAGCCGGAGGTTGGCCTCGACTACGCCGAAAAGATGTTGAAAGCCACGCCTGCGGGGCAGTCGCCATGCCAGGCTATGGTGCAAAAAGTGACGGCCCTCGAGGGTTCGCGCAAGCTGACATCGCAGAGCCCCGAACTTCTGTCGACGATCGATGCATGCGCCGCCGCAGGCCAGCCGATCTTCGCAAACACGATGTCGCTCATTCTTGTCGACCGCCTGATCGATGAGAACAAGCTGCCGGAGGCCCTGGCGGCAAGCGAGCGCATCACGCCGGTTATCGAGGCCAGCCACTACTACCGGCATATCATCGACGCGATGAGCCAGCGGGCGCGGATCTACGACCAGCTCGGCAATGCGGCCGCGGCGAAGAAGACCGCGCTCGCAACCGTTGCCATGGGGCACGATGGTGATATCAACGAAGCGCTGCGATTCGCTTTCCGGATCCTCTACACGATCGAGAAGGCACAAGGTCATCCCAGCAGCGCGCTCGATTACTATGAACATTACGTGGTCCAGGACCAGGGCTATCTGCGCGACGCCAATGTCCGGAACGCCGCGTATGAGGCAGCACGCGAGCACTTCCGCGCCGATAAGCTTGAGACGGAAGGCCTGAGCAAGGAAAACCGGATCCTCAGGCTCCAGCAGGCACTGGATGGCAAGGCGGTCGAGACCAGCCGACTCTATGTCGTGATGATGGCCATTGTGCTGCTCTCGATTATTTTTCTGATGATACGCATCAAGCGATCCCAGCTGCGCTTTAAGTGGCTATCGTCGTGTGATGGCCTGACCGGCATCTTCCATCACCAACACTTCATGAGCGAGGCCGGGAGAGGACTCCGCATGCTCGAGAAGCGGTCGAGCGACGGGTGTCTCGTATTCGTCGACCTGGATCACTTCAAGCAGGTGAACGACACGCACGGACACGCAGTCGGTGATGCTGTGCTGAAACACGCCGTCGCGATCTGCAAGGGGCAGCTACGTAAAGCCGACCTGCTTGGCCGGTTGGGCGGCGAGGAGTTCGGCATCCTGCTGGTGGATACGCCGATGTTGCAGGGGCGTGTCGTGGCGGAACGTATCCGCCTGGCATTCGCGTCGTCTCCACTGGAGGTCGATGGAGTCGTTGTTTCGTTCTCCGCCAGCGTTGGTCTGGCGTCGACGGCTGCCGTGGGGCACGATCTTCAAGCCCTCTGTCGTGCAGCGGATGCCGCGTTATATGTCGCGAAGCACCGGGGGCGCAACCGGCTTGTCGTTCATGGCGACGGGGATGAACCCGTCGCCATGGCGCTTCTTGCGGCTGGATCGCGGTCTCATCCCTGAGACCGCGCGGCATCACGGCGCGCTATTCGCGCGGATCGTCGCTTCGTTGATCTCCCGCACCTTTGCCTCGTCAACCTTTTCGACCTTGCGATCGTAGGTGTAGAGACCATTGTGCTCGCCCTCGACGTCGGTGATCTGCGTATAGACGCTACCCGATACGCCGATGGCTGGCGCCTTGTCACGCAGCACCGCCGTATTGGCCACGTAGCCGGCGTTGAGCGCAGCCTGGTCCTTCACATCGCCATACGGGTTGATCGCGGTGTTCGGCCAGACATGGCCCGGCACGCCCAGCGTCAGGCCGCCATGTTCGCCATCCATCGATGCACGCTTCGCGTCCGGCGCCGGCAGGCCCGGGCCCTGGTAGTCGTGCACGTCGATCATGTCCCCAGCGTGGACATCGCCCTTGGTATCGCAGCAGTTGTAGCCGCTGCGTGCGTTGACCAGGCGCGAGGGATCGAGCTTCTTGATCTGGGCGGAGAGTTCACCCGCCGCCGGAATGCTCCACTGGCCCCAGCCTTCGTTGAACGGGATCCAGCCGATGATCGAGGTCTCGCCCTTGAGCTGGTTGACGATCGCGGTGACGTCCTTTTTGAACCGGGTTTTGTCGGCTTCGCTGATCTTGTCGTTGTGGCCGTTCGGCATGGCGGGCATGTCCTGCCACACCATCAGGCCAATGCGGTCGGCCCAGTAGTACCAGCGTGCCGGTTCCACCTTGATGTGCTTGCGGATGGTGTTGAAGCCGAAATCCTTGGTCTTCTGGATATCGAACTTCAGCGCCGCGTCGGTCGGGGCGGTGTGGATGCCATCCGGCCAGTAGCCCTGGTCGAGCGTGGCGAGCAGGAAGGTGGGCTTGCCGTTGAGCACGATACGGTTCTTGCCATCGATCGACTTGATGCCGATCGTGCGCAGGCCCGCGTAACTCGTCACTTCATCGTTCTGGCCGCCCTGGCTGAGCGTGGCCTTGAACGTGTACAGGAACGGGTCGGCGGGGCTCCACAGGTGCGGGTCCTTGATCGCCAGGTGCAGCGGCTTGCCGGCCGCGCCGGATGCCTCACCGACGGCGTTGCCGTTGGCGTAGGCCGTGACATGAAGCGTCGCACCCGCGGCCTTGCCATCGACCTTCGTGTCGACGGTAAAGCCATCCAGGCTCGCGTCGCTCGTGAAGGTCAGCTGCGCCAGGCTGGCCGCCGGCACCGGCTCGATCCACACCGACTGCCAGATGCCCGAGGCGGGGGTGTAGAAGATGCCTTCGGGCTTGAGGCGCTGCTTGCCGACCATGACGTTCTCGCCGTCGACCGGCGCGTGCACGGCCACGACGATTTCCTGCGGGCCGCTGGGGCGCAGCGCAGCGGTGATGTCGGCGCTAAACGACGTGTAGCCGTCCGTATGCTTCGCCACCTGCTTGCCGTTGACGTACACCGTGGCTTCCTGGGCCACCGCGCCGAAGTTCAGGCGCACGTGCTGGCCCTTCGCCGTGAAGTCGGCGGGGATCTCGACCGTGCGACGGTAAAGCATGAAGTCCGAGTGCTTCTGCACGCCGGAGAGCACGGACTCGACCGGGTAGGGCACCAGCACCTTGTCCTTCAGCGCCTCACCGAAGTGGGGTGCGGCGGCCTTGTCGGTCGCGGCGTATTCCCACAAGCCGTTGAGGCTCAGCCACGTCGGCTTATCGATCGACGGGCGGGCGAGCTGGGGGCGTGGGTACTCGGGCAGGGCATTCGTCGGCGAGACGTCGGCGGTCCACGGGGTGGGAAGCACGGCGGTCTTGCCGTTCCACACGCCGTCGGCCGCGGAGACGGCCATGGCTGGCGCCGCGAGGGCGATGGCCAATGTGATGGCGAGGTAGGGGCGGGATCGGGGGAGCTTCGGGGTGAACGTCATCTAAGGTCCTTTCATGCGGTGTCGCGCATAGCGTTTTAGAGCGCTGCGTGGGTCATCGAGGGCGGGGCATCCTGCGGGGCCGCGCCCCAGGTCTTGCTCGGCTCGGGGCCCATCGTCAGCACCAGGGTGGCACCGTTGACGATGTCGGCATGGCTGAACCAGGGTTTGGTCCAGGGTTTGCCGTTGAGCGTCGCCGACTGGATGTACTTGTTCTTCTCCGAATTATTCTTCGCGACGATTTCAAACACTTTGCCGTTGCCCAGGCGCAGGCGTACATCGTCGAAGATCGGGCTGCCGATGATGTAATCCGGCGTCGAGGGATCGACCGGATAGAAGCCCATCGCGCTCAGCACGTACCACGACGAGGTCGAGCCCTGGTCGTCCATGCCCGGGAAGCCGTAACCGGTGGCATCGCTGCCGTACATCTGGGCGAGGATCTGGCGGGTGAGCGCCTGGGTCTTCCACGGCTGGCCGCTCCATGCGTACAGGTAGGCCGCCTGCTGGTCGGGCTGGTTGCCCTGCACGTACTGGCCGATCAGGCCCGTGCAATCGCGGCAGATGCCCTTGGCGGTGTATGGCGTGGAGAAGAACGCATCGAGCTTGGCGTTGAACTTATCGCGGCCACCGAGCAGGTCCATGAGCCCCTGCACATCATGGGGGACCAGCCACAGGGTGGACCAGCCCGAGCCTTCCTTCATCATGAAGTTGTAGTACGGCTCGCCCGGATCGAACGGCGAGATCCACTTGCCGTCTGCGGTGCGGCCACGCATGAAGCCGACCGAGGGGTCGAACACGTTGCGGTAGTTCGCCGCGCGCTTTTCGAACATCGCGGCATCGTCGGTCTTGCCGAGGCGGCGGGCGAAGTCGGCCAGGGCATGGTCGTCCCACGCGTATTCGAGCGTCGTGGCGACGCCTGCCTTCCCACCAGCGTGCGGCGGGCTCGGGTTGTTGTCCGGTATCTCGTCGGAGATCCAGCCCTGCTTGTCGTACTCGGCGAGGTAACCGCGCGGGCCCTTCGGGTCCGTGGCGTTCTTGCGCAGGTACTCGTAGGCGGCGTTGTAATCGAAATCGATACCGCGCTGCCATGCACCGTCGTAAAGGAACACTGCGTGGTCGCCATGGAACGAGGTGTTCATGTAGCCGCGCTCACGGGCACGGTCCAGTTCCGAGCGCATGATGTCCTGCACCACGGCCGGCTGCATCAGCATGAGCAGGGCGATCTGGTTGCGGCCGGTATCCCAGAACGGCACGGGGCCGTAATGGTCGTAATCGGCGACCTTATCGTTGCCCTGCGAGTCAGTGTAGTGCTCACCCTTGCGGGCGATCATGCGCGGGCTGGCAAACGAGTGGTACAGGGTCGAATAGAACAGCATGCGCTGCTTCGGCGTACCGCCGCTCACCTGCACGCGATCGAACAGCTCGGCCCACTTCGCGCGCGCCTTGGCGTGCACGCGGTCGAAATCGGCGTCGCTGTCCTGCGCTTTCAGGCGCTGGTCGGCTTCTTCGGCGCTGTGGCCGTGCGCGATGCGCACCACCACCTTGTCGCCGGCCTTTGTGTCGAAGTGAAGGTAAGCACCGGCGTAGTCGCCGGACACCTTGCGGCGATCGGCCTGCACGTCTTCACGACCCAGGCCTTCGCCTTTCTCCGTGACCTCGGAGTGGAACGTGCCGAAGCTGGTGAACGGGCGGGAGAACTCGGCGACGAAGTACGGGCCATCCGCATCGTGGTCACGGCGGCCGGCCGTGGCGACGCCACGCACCGTGTGGTCGTCGACCACTTCCACATCGCCGCCGTTGCGGCGCAGGTTGATGACGATGTTCGAACGATGGCTTTCCGGGAAGGTGAAGCGCATCAGGCTGGTCCACTGCGTCGCCGTGAGTTCGGCGCGCGTGTGGAACGTGGCGAGATCCACGGCGTAATAGCCGGGCGACGCCTTCTCGGAGGCCTTGTCGTAGGCCGACATCGCGTAATCGGGCGGTACGGTCCAGTCCCCGACCACGGCCATGACGATGGGCGCGCCGCGCGCACCGTAGGTGGAGCCGCCGCCGCTGAAGCCCAGCATGGTGGGCCGGCGGTAGTCGTAGGCCACGGGCACGCCGGTGGCAAAACCCAGGTCGGCGTTGATGTTCACCGGCGCGGCTTCCGTCGCGCTCTGCGGCAGGCTGGCGCCGGGCGTGGTCATGCCGGTGTAGGTGGGCTCGCCGGGGGGCGGGGCGTTGCCAAGGAGTTTCTGGTCATCCAGCGGCGCGGTGCCAACCAACGGATTGGCGATATCGACCGATGCGGTGGCCGCGGCGGCGGACTTCGGGGTTTTCGCCTGGCCGGCGAGGGCGGAGCCCATGGCAAGCACGGACAGCGCGAGGACGAGGGCACGACGGGGATGGCGTGCCAATAGCGTATTCATGGGGTTTTCCTTCGACGGAGCGGGGATTCATCCGTTGAAACGAAGACGGGGCCAGGCGATGTGCCTGGCCCCGTCCGATTTTTTTACTTGTTGCTGTCGCCACCGAACTTGTAGGTGATGCCTACGTAGTACTGGCGGCCAGGGTACATCAGCTGCACCAGGCGTGCGCGCGTGTCGCTACCGAGGTAGGTGTGCGGCGTAGCCTTGTTGAAGTTGATGATCGAGGCCGTGACCATGAAGTGCTTGTTGAATTCATAGTCGCCGTTCAGGTCGATCTGGTGGTACGGCTGCGCGTAGATCGGCAGGCCCGAGGCCAGGCCGGTCATGGTGCGGCCGGTCCAGTTGTCGCTGGCACGGAGCAGCAGGCCGTTCTTTTCATAGAACAGCGAGACGTTGGCGGCGTACTTCGCGCTACCGATCAGCTCGGCCTTGCCGACCTGCGTATCGCCCAGCGAGACGGCGGTTTCGTTCGTCTTGTTGAGCGTGTAGTTGACGATGTAGCCGAAGCCGGTATCCCAGGTGTGCTGCGCATAGACTTCAACGCCCTTCGACGTGCCGGAGCGGCCGTTGGCATTGGTGCTGTACTGCAGGAAGTTCGTCTGGGTGCCGCCCACGTCAACATTGATGTTGTTGACGGTGACCGGAACGACGAAGTTCTTCACCTTCTTCTGGAACAGATCGACGCCGACGACGCCGTGCTGCGCGTAGTACCACTCACCAGCCAGGTCGAACTGGGTAGCCGTGAACGGCTTCAGGTCGGCGTTGGCACCCGAACCGTACCAGCCCGGCAGCGGAGCACCGAACTGCTTGCGGTCGTTGTAGTAGTCCTGCGTGTTGTTGGTCAGCTGGCCGAGCTGGGCCAGGTCGGTGTAGTTCGCGCGGGCCATGGCCTGCGAGCCCGCGGCACGCAGGACGAAGCTATCGGCGATCGTCCAGGCGATGTTGAAGCTCGGCAGGAACTTGTTGTAACGCTTCTGCGTGGTCGAGTTGGTGAAGTTCTCGACGACTGACACTTCGCGCGGCAGGTACTGGAAATCACCCGGGGCGCACGCACCGCCACCCGCGTTCACGCCCGAGGCCGGGCAGATCAGGATGTTGCCCGCCGGGTCGTGGTAGTACACCGCGTTGTTGGTGGTGACCTGGTTGGCGACGGTGAGGTCCTGCTTCGTCGTGACGAAGCGTACGCCGACGTTACCGCGGATCGTGCCGGTGTCGAAGTTCGCCTGCACGTAGGCAGCTGCGATCTTCTCGCCGATCGACGACTTGTTCTGCGGCTTGTTGTAGAGCACGCGGTCGTACGTCTGGTTCAGGTAGTTGTAGTACGCCGGGAAGTTGATCGCCGGGAAGATGTCATCGCCATAGGCGTGGTTCACGCCATTGAGATAGTCACCCTGCAGGAAGCCTGCCGGCAGCTGGCCCGCGTTTGGATCGCAGGTCTGGAACTGCAGCTGGGTGCCCTTGCAGTACCAGCGCACTTCGTTGCTCTGCTGTTCGGCGTTCGCGTCGCTGTACTTGCCGCCAAACTGGATCGACTGCAGCCAGCTGGAATCGAGCGACCAGGTGAAGTCAGCCTGGGCGAAGTTCTGCGAGTTCGAGGTGTTGACCATGTTCGAACCGGTGGAACCCAGGTCGACCTGGCCCGCGCCGTTGAGCATGTTGTTCAGCACGTCCTGCTCGGCACTGATGCCCGGCTTGCTGCTGTTGGCGCCGCCAGCCGTGGTCCACGAGGCACCATTGCTGCCGTCGACCCACGCGCCGTTGACGAAGTTACGCGGCTTGGCAGCCATGCCCAGTTCGACCGACGGGCCACCCTTGGCCCAGGTGCGGCCGAAGTTGAACGAGCCGCTGAGCGAACCGCCGTTGTCCCACTCGCCTTCCAAGTTGAGGGTCTGCGAGGTGGCCTTCTCGACGGAGTAGTTACCGTTGAGCCAGGGGATTTCGGTGGAGCAGACGTCGACCGGCTGGCGCTGCGCGCCGGTCACCGGGTTGGTCGTGGAGTTACAACCGACGCCAGCGGCCGGCAGCTGGTAGTTCGCGCCGGTCACGATGGTGTGCGACGGGTCGAAGGTCAGGCCGTTCGGGGCGAGCAGGCGGCCGTTCTGGTC
This genomic interval carries:
- a CDS encoding GH92 family glycosyl hydrolase, with amino-acid sequence MNTLLARHPRRALVLALSVLAMGSALAGQAKTPKSAAAATASVDIANPLVGTAPLDDQKLLGNAPPPGEPTYTGMTTPGASLPQSATEAAPVNINADLGFATGVPVAYDYRRPTMLGFSGGGSTYGARGAPIVMAVVGDWTVPPDYAMSAYDKASEKASPGYYAVDLATFHTRAELTATQWTSLMRFTFPESHRSNIVINLRRNGGDVEVVDDHTVRGVATAGRRDHDADGPYFVAEFSRPFTSFGTFHSEVTEKGEGLGREDVQADRRKVSGDYAGAYLHFDTKAGDKVVVRIAHGHSAEEADQRLKAQDSDADFDRVHAKARAKWAELFDRVQVSGGTPKQRMLFYSTLYHSFASPRMIARKGEHYTDSQGNDKVADYDHYGPVPFWDTGRNQIALLMLMQPAVVQDIMRSELDRARERGYMNTSFHGDHAVFLYDGAWQRGIDFDYNAAYEYLRKNATDPKGPRGYLAEYDKQGWISDEIPDNNPSPPHAGGKAGVATTLEYAWDDHALADFARRLGKTDDAAMFEKRAANYRNVFDPSVGFMRGRTADGKWISPFDPGEPYYNFMMKEGSGWSTLWLVPHDVQGLMDLLGGRDKFNAKLDAFFSTPYTAKGICRDCTGLIGQYVQGNQPDQQAAYLYAWSGQPWKTQALTRQILAQMYGSDATGYGFPGMDDQGSTSSWYVLSAMGFYPVDPSTPDYIIGSPIFDDVRLRLGNGKVFEIVAKNNSEKNKYIQSATLNGKPWTKPWFSHADIVNGATLVLTMGPEPSKTWGAAPQDAPPSMTHAAL
- a CDS encoding TonB-dependent receptor, which codes for MPQLFKRKPLCAALATATLSLAVVAPAAAFAQPAAPTAPVSTPAAAPAPAQDQQQSQADADQAKKDANQKKKDGKQARANDEQSPINLDTVVVTSYRQSIDQNVQDKREANSIVEVINAQNIAQFPAKNIADALAHVPGVVISRESGEGKTVSIRGLAPELTYTQLNGNYVASADTSAGLTRSFNYTLFPANMFSDIKLYKSLEARLDEGGIGGNVDLRTRRPLEMEANEGFVTGTGAMSDTSGKTEPQGSALYSWKNKDETFGFLVAGSYQKRQATTYEADASSWHWWSDDCKDHTTCTQAPVDIHGNPYDSAVNNNIDLWGNGVVDQAGNVSNGFWMPQQFATSRNDLSLKTKGAQATMQFKPSDHFLLTGNYFRFERQQTQITNTLEIPEWGLPNNSNYADQNGRLLAPNGLTFDPSHTIVTGANYQLPAAGVGCNSTTNPVTGAQRQPVDVCSTEIPWLNGNYSVEKATSQTLNLEGEWDNGGSLSGSFNFGRTWAKGGPSVELGMAAKPRNFVNGAWVDGSNGASWTTAGGANSSKPGISAEQDVLNNMLNGAGQVDLGSTGSNMVNTSNSQNFAQADFTWSLDSSWLQSIQFGGKYSDANAEQQSNEVRWYCKGTQLQFQTCDPNAGQLPAGFLQGDYLNGVNHAYGDDIFPAINFPAYYNYLNQTYDRVLYNKPQNKSSIGEKIAAAYVQANFDTGTIRGNVGVRFVTTKQDLTVANQVTTNNAVYYHDPAGNILICPASGVNAGGGACAPGDFQYLPREVSVVENFTNSTTQKRYNKFLPSFNIAWTIADSFVLRAAGSQAMARANYTDLAQLGQLTNNTQDYYNDRKQFGAPLPGWYGSGANADLKPFTATQFDLAGEWYYAQHGVVGVDLFQKKVKNFVVPVTVNNINVDVGGTQTNFLQYSTNANGRSGTSKGVEVYAQHTWDTGFGYIVNYTLNKTNETAVSLGDTQVGKAELIGSAKYAANVSLFYEKNGLLLRASDNWTGRTMTGLASGLPIYAQPYHQIDLNGDYEFNKHFMVTASIINFNKATPHTYLGSDTRARLVQLMYPGRQYYVGITYKFGGDSNK